The proteins below are encoded in one region of Hordeum vulgare subsp. vulgare chromosome 3H, MorexV3_pseudomolecules_assembly, whole genome shotgun sequence:
- the LOC123443614 gene encoding ubiquitin-like-specific protease ESD4 isoform X1: protein MGALTESRKRVSADHRLLPSFPSSAPSPSKKPKLAPLLPTAPPLPLHSSSHVPSSTSSAAPGPISSTASASTSSSFSSLRPSRRRLPPRPPVQRPIHGPKRVIRAFGLGNTRSNSDPSSCSQSPPPQPLGLDQYVDLVNSVTHPPPPTPLAYVPRGAKATVEVVAVDDLGDIKQDEEERDEVKGEVVVRKVTLYKDLYEASSRQRDDRLRILEFEVCLAEKGRLGFEPLPKVRPQITPNKKEVPEPFVPLTAEDEDSVRHALGGKNRREILSEHKASNIVITREILQCLNDKHWLNDEVINLYLELLKERELREPTKFLKCHFFNTFFYKKLINGGYDYKAVWRWTMKRKLGYNLIDCDKIFVPIHKEVHWCLAVINIRDKKFQYLDSLGSMDMNALKILARYLVDEVKDKIGKHIDVLSWKHEGVQNLPLQENGWDCGMFMLKYIDFYSRDMGLTFGQKHMPYFRRRTAKEILDLRAG, encoded by the exons ATGGGCGCCCTCACCGAAAGCCGCAAGCGCGTCTCCGCcgaccaccgcctcctcccctccttcccttcctccgctCCATCTCCCTCCAAGAAGCCCAAGCTCGCACCCCTTCTCCCCACCGCCCCTCCTCTGCCTCTCCACTCGTCTTCTCACGTCCCCTCGTCGACCTCCTCGGCTGCGCCGGGTCCCATTTCGTCAACCgcctccgcctccacctcctcctcattTTCCTCGTTgcgccccagccgccgccgccttcccccgcgACCGCCGGTCCAGCGCCCCATCCATGGGCCCAAGCGCGTCATCCGTGCCTTCGGCCTCGGAAATACCCGCTCCAACTCCGATCCATCGTCTTGTTCTCAGTCCCCGCCACCACAACCTCTCGGCCTCGACCAGTACGTCGACCTTGTCAATAGTGTCACTCACCCCCCGCCGCCTACTCCCCTCGCCTATGTGCCGAGAGGCGCGAAAGCTACCGTTGAGGTGGTCGCCGTCGATGACCTTGGAGATATAAAGCAGGACGAAGAGGAGCGAGACGAGGTGAAGGGTGAGGTCGTAGTGAGGAAGGTGACTCTGTACAAGGATCTGTATGAGGCGTCCAGCCGGCAGCGCGACGATAGGCTCAGGATACTTGAGTTTGAGGTGTGTCTTGCCGAGAAGGGCCGACTTGGATTTGAGCCGCTCCCCAAGGTCCGTCCGCAAATCACGCCCAACAAAAAG GAGGTGCCGGAACCTTTTGTTCCTCTAACGGCTGAGGATGAGGACAGTGTTCGGCATGCTCTTGGTGGCAAGAATAG ACGTGAGATTCTATCGGAGCATAAAGCTTCAAATATTGTCATAACAAGAGAGATCTTGCAGTGCTTGAACGATAAACACTGGCTAAATgatgag GTCATAAATTTGTATCTTGAGCTTCTGAAAGAGCGTGAACTGAGAGAGCCTACCAAGTTTCTAAAATGCCACTTCTTCAACacttttttctacaagaag CTGATTAATGGTGGGTATGATTATAAAGCCGTGTGGAGATGGACAATGAAACGGAAGTTAGGGTACAACCTAATTGACTGCGATAAG ATTTTTGTTCCCATACACAAGGAAGTGCATTGGTGTTTAGCTGTCATCAACATAAGGGACAAAAAGTTTCAGTATCTGGATTCACTTGGCAGCATGGACATGAACGCCCTGAAAATCCTA GCCAGATATCTTGTAGATGAGGTTAAAGACAAGATTGGCAAACATATTGATGTTCTTTCATGGAAGCATGAAGGAGTCCAAAATCTTCCTCTGCAGGAGAATGG ATGGGATTGcggcatgttcatgctcaaatacATTGACTTCTACAGCAGAGATATGGGCCTTACTTTTGGGCAG AAACACATGCCTTATTTTCGTCGGAGGACTGCCAAGGAAATATTGGATTTGAGGGCTGGATAA
- the LOC123443614 gene encoding ubiquitin-like-specific protease ESD4 isoform X2: protein MGALTESRKRVSADHRLLPSFPSSAPSPSKKPKLAPLLPTAPPLPLHSSSHVPSSTSSAAPGPISSTASASTSSSFSSLRPSRRRLPPRPPVQRPIHGPKRVIRAFGLGNTRSNSDPSSCSQSPPPQPLGLDQYVDLVNSVTHPPPPTPLAYVPRGAKATVEVVAVDDLGDIKQDEEERDEVKGEVVVRKVTLYKDLYEASSRQRDDRLRILEFEVCLAEKGRLGFEPLPKEVPEPFVPLTAEDEDSVRHALGGKNRREILSEHKASNIVITREILQCLNDKHWLNDEVINLYLELLKERELREPTKFLKCHFFNTFFYKKLINGGYDYKAVWRWTMKRKLGYNLIDCDKIFVPIHKEVHWCLAVINIRDKKFQYLDSLGSMDMNALKILARYLVDEVKDKIGKHIDVLSWKHEGVQNLPLQENGWDCGMFMLKYIDFYSRDMGLTFGQKHMPYFRRRTAKEILDLRAG from the exons ATGGGCGCCCTCACCGAAAGCCGCAAGCGCGTCTCCGCcgaccaccgcctcctcccctccttcccttcctccgctCCATCTCCCTCCAAGAAGCCCAAGCTCGCACCCCTTCTCCCCACCGCCCCTCCTCTGCCTCTCCACTCGTCTTCTCACGTCCCCTCGTCGACCTCCTCGGCTGCGCCGGGTCCCATTTCGTCAACCgcctccgcctccacctcctcctcattTTCCTCGTTgcgccccagccgccgccgccttcccccgcgACCGCCGGTCCAGCGCCCCATCCATGGGCCCAAGCGCGTCATCCGTGCCTTCGGCCTCGGAAATACCCGCTCCAACTCCGATCCATCGTCTTGTTCTCAGTCCCCGCCACCACAACCTCTCGGCCTCGACCAGTACGTCGACCTTGTCAATAGTGTCACTCACCCCCCGCCGCCTACTCCCCTCGCCTATGTGCCGAGAGGCGCGAAAGCTACCGTTGAGGTGGTCGCCGTCGATGACCTTGGAGATATAAAGCAGGACGAAGAGGAGCGAGACGAGGTGAAGGGTGAGGTCGTAGTGAGGAAGGTGACTCTGTACAAGGATCTGTATGAGGCGTCCAGCCGGCAGCGCGACGATAGGCTCAGGATACTTGAGTTTGAGGTGTGTCTTGCCGAGAAGGGCCGACTTGGATTTGAGCCGCTCCCCAAG GAGGTGCCGGAACCTTTTGTTCCTCTAACGGCTGAGGATGAGGACAGTGTTCGGCATGCTCTTGGTGGCAAGAATAG ACGTGAGATTCTATCGGAGCATAAAGCTTCAAATATTGTCATAACAAGAGAGATCTTGCAGTGCTTGAACGATAAACACTGGCTAAATgatgag GTCATAAATTTGTATCTTGAGCTTCTGAAAGAGCGTGAACTGAGAGAGCCTACCAAGTTTCTAAAATGCCACTTCTTCAACacttttttctacaagaag CTGATTAATGGTGGGTATGATTATAAAGCCGTGTGGAGATGGACAATGAAACGGAAGTTAGGGTACAACCTAATTGACTGCGATAAG ATTTTTGTTCCCATACACAAGGAAGTGCATTGGTGTTTAGCTGTCATCAACATAAGGGACAAAAAGTTTCAGTATCTGGATTCACTTGGCAGCATGGACATGAACGCCCTGAAAATCCTA GCCAGATATCTTGTAGATGAGGTTAAAGACAAGATTGGCAAACATATTGATGTTCTTTCATGGAAGCATGAAGGAGTCCAAAATCTTCCTCTGCAGGAGAATGG ATGGGATTGcggcatgttcatgctcaaatacATTGACTTCTACAGCAGAGATATGGGCCTTACTTTTGGGCAG AAACACATGCCTTATTTTCGTCGGAGGACTGCCAAGGAAATATTGGATTTGAGGGCTGGATAA